In the genome of Luteibacter yeojuensis, one region contains:
- the creD gene encoding cell envelope integrity protein CreD, giving the protein MFRWMQSITAKVLGIGVLALIMLIPLSQADGLVRERQAMRRAASTRVAEGWGGHQTIGGLVLGVPTRREVRGSDGKVVSVRDGTEIVLADELTTVADLAVEERHAGMYKVPVYTGEVTLRGRLLPEDLRRFAADGGADWYPGKAELRLLIADTRGLQAITALTVDGHTARLSSSAARMGPYTVLATPVAFDPDRQTPMDFAVTLRIAGTESFSVLPLARTNSVRVRAPWPDPSFTGALLPGRRSIDAKGFDAAWQVLDLNRTYGQHWDAADTDVSDRLAASAVGVKLYQPGGVYQQNDRAGKYGLLFIALTFVAFFLFEVLNGLRLHPVQYLLVGAAMISFYVLLLALSEQIGFGAAYAVAAAAVVLIVGGYAMAALRARKAGMALGGVLALVYAILYGLIGAEQYALLIGSVVLVTVIGLLMYLTRRIDWYAQTTPPPMPDTP; this is encoded by the coding sequence ATGTTCCGCTGGATGCAATCCATTACCGCGAAAGTGCTCGGCATCGGGGTGCTCGCGCTCATCATGCTCATTCCGCTCTCGCAGGCCGACGGCCTCGTGCGCGAGCGTCAGGCGATGCGCAGAGCCGCTTCCACGAGGGTCGCCGAAGGCTGGGGCGGGCACCAGACCATCGGTGGCCTGGTGCTGGGTGTGCCCACGCGGCGCGAGGTGCGCGGCAGCGACGGCAAGGTGGTGAGCGTGCGCGACGGCACGGAGATCGTGCTCGCCGACGAACTGACCACCGTGGCCGACCTCGCCGTCGAGGAGCGGCATGCCGGCATGTACAAGGTTCCCGTCTATACGGGCGAGGTGACCCTGCGCGGCCGCCTGTTGCCGGAAGACCTTCGTCGTTTCGCCGCGGACGGCGGTGCCGACTGGTATCCCGGCAAGGCCGAACTGCGCCTGCTCATCGCGGATACCCGCGGCCTCCAGGCGATCACCGCGCTGACCGTGGACGGGCACACGGCCAGGCTTTCCTCGTCCGCGGCGCGTATGGGGCCGTACACGGTCCTCGCCACACCGGTGGCGTTCGACCCGGACCGGCAGACGCCGATGGACTTCGCCGTGACATTGCGCATCGCCGGCACCGAGTCGTTCTCCGTACTGCCACTGGCGCGCACGAACAGCGTGCGCGTGCGTGCGCCGTGGCCCGATCCCAGCTTCACGGGCGCACTGCTGCCGGGCAGGCGCAGTATCGATGCGAAGGGCTTCGACGCCGCCTGGCAGGTGCTCGACCTCAACCGTACCTACGGCCAGCACTGGGACGCCGCGGATACCGACGTCTCCGACCGCCTCGCCGCATCGGCCGTCGGCGTGAAGCTGTACCAGCCCGGCGGCGTGTACCAGCAGAACGATCGCGCCGGGAAGTACGGCCTGCTGTTCATCGCGCTCACCTTCGTCGCCTTCTTCCTGTTCGAGGTGCTCAACGGGCTGCGTCTTCACCCCGTGCAATACCTCCTGGTAGGCGCCGCGATGATCAGCTTCTATGTCCTGCTGCTGGCCTTGTCCGAGCAGATCGGCTTCGGGGCGGCCTATGCGGTGGCCGCTGCCGCCGTGGTGCTGATCGTCGGCGGTTATGCGATGGCGGCGCTGCGCGCCCGCAAGGCGGGCATGGCCCTCGGCGGCGTGCTCGCCCTGGTTTACGCCATACTGTATGGCCTGATCGGTGCCGAGCAGTATGCGTTGCTGATCGGATCGGTGGTGCTCGTCACCGTCATCGGCCTGCTGATGTACCTCACCCGCCGCATCGACTGGTACGCGCAGACCACGCCGCCCCCCATGCCGGATACGCCATGA
- a CDS encoding cupin domain-containing protein, whose product MLPVQLAMPLALMVGAAIAATTTPEVAFHDQTLRTPSHLLDDGHGDMRMLRISVQPGASLPLHRDAVPNAGYLVEGELVVSTPEGSHKVMKPGDCLTETLDAIHRGTAGPRGATVVVFYANEMPASS is encoded by the coding sequence ATGCTTCCCGTCCAGCTAGCGATGCCCCTGGCCCTGATGGTCGGCGCGGCCATCGCCGCCACGACCACTCCCGAGGTCGCCTTCCACGACCAGACGCTCCGCACACCGTCCCACCTGCTCGACGACGGCCACGGCGACATGCGCATGCTGCGCATTTCCGTCCAACCGGGCGCCTCCCTGCCCTTGCACCGGGACGCCGTGCCAAATGCGGGTTACCTGGTCGAGGGGGAGCTGGTCGTGTCGACGCCGGAAGGCAGCCACAAGGTGATGAAGCCGGGAGACTGCCTGACGGAAACCCTTGACGCGATACACCGCGGCACGGCCGGCCCGCGCGGCGCCACGGTGGTGGTTTTCTATGCGAACGAGATGCCCGCAAGCAGCTAA